Proteins from one Panicum virgatum strain AP13 chromosome 7K, P.virgatum_v5, whole genome shotgun sequence genomic window:
- the LOC120642532 gene encoding CLK4-associating serine/arginine rich protein-like has protein sequence MFLHSFLVQKMAKNTRQPRKDGGARSGGRRSPWYQRAVEVLLLVWKQPVAAPVPAATKAAAASGVTAGTGKGGAAPGVPGPGRLRKSSSLNVAASFTRVCLCAPISSYNSESLYCFQADAAPRRSYSYPRASSSLASASGCGVSPLVAPPPAAEQAGRGRAGAGRGGGGGWEGAARRVFRGKSLTDDILMRRFVVDEEATRRRNEMEVIRRRHAAASKRRRLGPSPLRRMALAESESEAEEELEAAPVHAAGGRGTDGNSVAAAVA, from the exons ATGTTCCTCCACTCCTTCCTCGTGCAAAAAATGGCAAAGAACACGCGGCAGCCAAG AAAGGATGGCGGCGCGAGATCAGGCGGCCGGAGGTCCCCGTGGTACCAGCGCGCGGTGGAGGTGCTCCTCCTCGTCTGGAAGcagccggtggcggcgccggtgccggcggcgacgaaagccgcggcggcgtcgggggtgACGGCGGGCACCGGCAAGGGTGGCGCGGCGCCGGGGGTGCCGGGCCCCGGGAGGCTGCGCAAGTCGTCGTCGCTGAACGTGGCGGCGTCGTTCACGCGGGTGTGCCTGTGCGCGCCCATCTCCTCGTACAACAGCGAGTCGCTCTACTGCTTCCAGGCCgacgcggcgccgcggcggagctaCAGCTACCCGcgcgcgtcgtcgtcgttggCGTCGGCGTCCGGGTGCGGCGTGAGCCCGCTGGTGGCCCCACCGCCCGCGGCCGAGCaggccggccggggccgggcgggcgcgggcaggggcggcggcggcggctgggagggCGCCGCGCGGCGCGTGTTCCGGGGCAAGTCCCTGACGGACGACATCCTGATGCGGCGGTTCGTGGTGGACGAGGAGGCCACGCGGCGGCGCAACGAGATGGAGGTGATCCGGCGGCGCCACGCCGCGGCGTCCAAGCGCCGGCGCCTGGGCCCCAGCCCTCTCCGCCGGATGGCGCTGGCGGAGTCGGAGTCGGAGGCCGAGGAAGAGCTGGAAGCGGCGCCGGTGCATGCAGCCGGCGGACGGGGAACGGACGGCAACTCCGTGGCAGCGGCAGTAGCGTAG
- the LOC120642504 gene encoding (+)-neomenthol dehydrogenase-like: MYKYPRLPAPDGLPPVSHPPRSPLVSSSMDYSSTKESPPAGAWWSRETVAVVTGANRGIGHALAARLAEHGLTVVLTARDGARGEAAAAPLRARGLAVAFRRLDVSDAASVAEFAAWLRDAVGGLDILVNNAAVSFNEIDTNSVEHAETVLRTNFHGAKMLTEALLPLFRQSPATSRILNISSQLGLLNKVSDSSLKALLLDEETLTEAAIDAMVSRFLAQVKDGTWGAQGWPKVWTDYSVSKLALNAYSRLLARRLQARGARVSVNCFCPGFTRTDMTRGWGKRTAEEVADVGARLALLPPGELPTGAFFKWCTPQLYSKL; the protein is encoded by the exons ATGTATAAATATCCCCGTCTCCCTGCTCCGGACGGCCTCCCACCAGTCAGCCACCCCCCGCGCTCCCCGCTCGTCTCCAGCTCGATGGACTACTCGAGCACCAAGGAGTCGCCTCCGGCCGG GGCCTGGTGGTCGAGGGAGACGGTGGCCGTGGTGACGGGCGCGAACCGGGGCATCGGGcacgccctcgccgcgcgcctgGCCGAGCACGGGCTCACCGTGGTGCTCACCGCGCGGGAcggcgcgcgcggggaggccgccgcggcgccgctccgcgcgcgcggGCTCGCCGTCGCCTTCCGCAGGCTCGACGTCTCCgacgccgcctccgtcgccgagtTCGCCGCCTGGCTCCGCGACGCCGTCGGCGGCCTCGACATCCTG GTGAACAACGCGGCCGTGTCCTTCAACGAGATCGACACCAACTCGGTGGAGCACGCCGAGACGGTCCTCAGGACCAACTTCCACGGCGCCAAGATGCTCACGGAAGCGCTGCTGCCGCTGTTCCGGCAGTCCCCGGCCACCAGCAGGATCCTCAACATCAGCTCGCAGCTTGGCCTTCTCAAC AAGGTGAGCGACTCGTCCCTGAAGGCGCTGCTCCTGGACGAGGAGACCCTGACGGAGGCGGCGATCGACGCCATGGTGTCGCGGTTCCTGGCGCAGGTGAAGGACGGGACGTGGGGCGCTCAGGGCTGGCCCAAGGTGTGGACGGACTACTCGGTCTCCAAGCTGGCCCTGAACGCCTACTCCCGGCTGCTGGCGCGGCGGCTGCAGGCGCGCGGCGCCCGCGTGAGCGTCAACTGCTTCTGCCCCGGGTTCACGCGCACCGACATGACCAGGGGCTGGGGGAAGCGCACCGCCGAGGAGGTGGCCGACGTCGGCGCGCGGCTCGCGCTGCTGCCGCCCGGCGAGCTCCCCACGGGGGCCTTCTTCAAGTGGTGCACGCCGCAGCTCTACTCCAAGCTGTGA
- the LOC120642555 gene encoding uncharacterized protein LOC120642555 — translation MGGLSVIAPPARDTASPQHRRARRAFLVSNYLILGCASGCGFLTLSLRLVPSVDGFLLILLHALTVAAAVAGCAVIAAPDPPRGRCYTAHMSATVVVSILQGAAAVLAFSRTADFLSDGLKSYVREEDGAVILRMVGGLGVAIFCLEWVALALAFVLRYYAYVDRECGGNPLRRSAKVGGEDGAGTWPWPFQV, via the coding sequence ATGGGCGGCCTGTCGGTGATCGCGCCCCCGGCGAGGGACACCGCCTCCCCGCAgcaccgccgcgcgcgccgcgcgttCCTCGTCTCCAACTACCTCATCCTGGGGTGCGCCTCCGGGTGCGgcttcctcacgctctcgcTCCGCCTCGTCCCCTCCGTCGACGgcttcctcctcatcctcctccacgCGCTCACCgtggcggccgccgtcgccggctgcGCCGTCATCGCGGCCCCCGACCCGCCCCGGGGCCGCTGCTACACCGCCCACATGTCCGCCACCGTCGTCGTCTCCATCctgcagggcgccgccgccgtgctcgcctTCTCCCGCACCGCCGACTTCCTCTCCGACGGGCTCAAGTCGTACGTCCGTGAGGAGGACGGCGCCGTCATCCTCCGCATGgtcggcggcctcggcgtcgcCATCTTCTGCCTCGAGTGggtcgcgctcgcgctcgccttcgtgctcAGGTACTATGCCTACGTCGACAGGGAGTGCGGCGGCAACCCGCTGCGCCGCAGCGCCAaggtcggcggcgaggacggcgccgGCACCTGGCCATGGCCCTTCCAGGTCTGA